A section of the Arcobacter roscoffensis genome encodes:
- the sigJ gene encoding RNA polymerase sigma factor SigJ, with product MNELVAQTQEYRNSLISYVYKIIGSQEEAKDIVQETIIRFISKKHDEIENTKAWLFKVATNLALDFLRSAKSKREVYIGTWLPEPYIEEKAHQNNEMELDESLSMALLVLMEKLSIKERIAYILHDLFEFKHKEIADILQTSTQNSRQLNSRANKKLQTKKKKYTPTKEEHIKLTNSFLKALKEGDFEELRNMFKEEVSLYSDGGGKAIAARKVLYGDNDYISKFLVKVTKHLFEASNKNDVEISTIWFNGSLGVILKENGKVITSYSFEIKDNMILNIFALRNPDKLKYFDSIK from the coding sequence ATGAATGAATTAGTAGCACAAACACAAGAGTATAGGAACTCTCTTATTTCATATGTATATAAAATAATAGGCTCACAAGAAGAGGCTAAGGATATTGTTCAAGAAACAATTATTCGCTTTATTAGTAAAAAACATGATGAAATAGAAAACACAAAAGCTTGGTTGTTTAAAGTTGCTACTAATTTAGCCTTGGATTTTTTAAGAAGTGCTAAAAGCAAAAGAGAAGTATATATAGGAACTTGGCTTCCAGAACCATATATAGAAGAAAAAGCTCATCAAAACAATGAAATGGAGCTTGATGAAAGTCTATCTATGGCGCTTTTAGTTTTGATGGAAAAGCTATCTATAAAAGAGAGAATTGCTTATATTTTACATGATTTATTTGAATTTAAACACAAAGAAATAGCCGATATTCTACAAACTTCTACTCAAAATAGTAGACAGTTAAACTCCAGAGCAAATAAAAAACTACAAACTAAAAAGAAGAAGTATACTCCTACAAAAGAAGAACATATAAAACTTACAAACTCATTTTTAAAAGCTTTGAAAGAAGGAGATTTTGAAGAGCTGAGAAATATGTTTAAAGAAGAAGTTAGCTTATATTCTGATGGTGGAGGAAAAGCAATAGCAGCAAGAAAAGTTTTATATGGTGATAATGACTATATTAGTAAGTTCTTAGTAAAAGTTACAAAACATCTATTTGAGGCTTCAAATAAAAATGATGTAGAAATTAGCACTATTTGGTTCAATGGTTCTTTAGGCGTAATCCTAAAAGAAAATGGAAAAGTTATTACATCTTACAGTTTTGAAATAAAAGATAATATGATTTTAAATATCTTCGCACTTAGAAATCCTGATAAGTTAAAGTACTTTGATAGTATCAAATAA